The Bactrocera dorsalis isolate Fly_Bdor unplaced genomic scaffold, ASM2337382v1 BdCtg092, whole genome shotgun sequence genome includes a region encoding these proteins:
- the LOC105225831 gene encoding uridine diphosphate glucose pyrophosphatase NUDT14, translating into MENITKMWMGPLPADSPYVKPFRLYYVQNGVEKNWDLLKVHDSVAVILFNTTRRVLIFVRQFRPAVFHSVVTSSGSDFGEVDLQKFPPKIGVTLELCAGIVDKNKSWSEIAREEVLEECGYDVAVERIEEVMTYRSGVGSSGALQVLYYCEVTDDDRATKGGGVDDEMIDVVEYTIEESRELMKQGSKINSPPSCLLGISWFLMNKAPKLVCPSKY; encoded by the exons ATggaaaacataacaaaaatgtGGATGGGCCCACTGCCAGCGGATTCACCTTACGTGAAACCATTTAGACTATACTATGTACAGAATGGAGTCGAAAAGAATTGGGATTTATTAAAAGTTCATGATAGTGTTGctgtaattttgtttaacacGACACGACGAGTTCTCATTTTCGTTCGTCAATTTCGACCAG CTGTCTTCCATAGCGTCGTTACCTCAAGCGGAAGTGATTTTGGTGAAGTAGATTTACAGAAATTTCCTCCGAAAATCGGAGTCACATTGGAACTGTGTGCAGGTATTGTAGATAAAAACAAGAGTTGGAGTGAGATAGCTCGGGAAGAGGTACTAGAGGAGTGCGGTTATGACGTGGCTGTTGAACGTATTGAGGAAGTGATGACCTACAG GTCGGGAGTAGGCTCTTCTGGCGCATTACAGGTGCTGTATTATTGCGAAGTTACGGATGATGATCGGGCTACTAAAGGTGGTGGTGTTGATGATGAAATGATTGATGTGGTTGAGTATACAATTGAGGAATCTAGAGAGTTGATGAAACAAGGGTCAAAGATAAATAGTCCACCCAGTTGTCTCTTAGGTATCAGTTGGTTTTTAATGAATAAAGCACCAAAGCTTGTATGCCCTAGTAAATATTGA